The nucleotide sequence CAGTGAAATATAGAGCAAATAACAATCCTAGGCTTTTAAATTTCATGTTTGCCTAGTAAGAGAAAATGGGCAACAGAGGACATGGTTAAGAAAGCATACTTTCTCAGCAATATAACACAAAGGAGGGAACACAGTTACCTATATAACCATTGGGAATTTTTCCAACATCACTTTGTTCAGGTTGCCGGAGAGTAGCTGACAAAGCATGAGCATTTTTAACAATGTAAACAGGCTTCTTTCGTAGCATGCCCCAAAGCTCAATACTTCCATCGTCTGAGCCGGATAAGAATTCATCATTATTAATAAAACAGCAACACTCCAGAGATGATGCAGGTGCACGAAATACTAACCGTGATTCCTCAGGGACCTATTTTACATAATAGGGAAGACATCAGGGgcaaatgaacaaaatattagaaaaatcaaGCTCAAGTTACAAAGACATTCTTTCAAACTTCAGAAAATCATACagcagaaacaaaaaaattttttgataagaaaaaaaaaaaaaaattgtttctgcTGTATGATTCAGAAAATGCTGTCAACGAAAACAAAAAGGGAGAGCTATGTGAGGATCCACATCACATTGACTTGAGAATATGTAATCCACTAATTATGGAGATCAGAATTCCGGGTTAAACATCGCACTCGCCTCACTTACAACccaatcaatcaataaaatcaaataaagaccATGTGCTAGACCCTAAATGTACTCTAACCCACTCCAAAAACATGTGCATGAAGGAACATAAAATAGCATGGTTCATCAAATCTGAATCTTCAAAGGCTCTTCGATTTCTCTCCTTTCATAGGGTCCAAAATAAGTATAACAGAGCTGCTCTCCAcgccttctttcttttcttcccaacAAAGGATCCCTGTCAGCTAAGGAGGACATCCTTAATTATGAAAGACATTACCCATTGAACATCGAAAAGAGCAAAGATAAGGTGCCACAACAAGGTCACCTTTGGACAGTGGAGTAGGATATGGTTAGCTAACTCCTCTTCACCTTTATACAAAAAGCATTTGCTTGGAAGACGCCAACCCCTCCTTTATAGCTGATctaaagttagaattttttccAAActacttcccaagcaaaaaagttGGCTCTCATTGAGACCAAAGGGTTCCACACAATACCTACAGGGAAGCCTTTCAGAAAGAGCCCTAATAGGGCAGAGTTAAAGGAATTCACTATAATGGTGCCTCCCTTTGTTAATCGCCAAGCCATGACATCCTCAACACCTCTTCTAATCACTTGCCCTTGCAACCTTCTAAGCAGCTCTTCCACCTCTCCCAATTCCCAATCATTTATCTGTCTTGTGATCATTGGATTCCAATAGTCCACTTCCTCAACCTATTCCCACATCTGGTCTACCCAAGCTTCTTTATCAGTGGCTATTgaaaacaactctaaaaaagCTACAGCCAAGGGTTCCTCCCCACATCAcctatccttccaaaacctcaccctcctACCATTTCTCACCCTAAAACCAACCTTATTATTGAACCCCTTCCACCCACTCCAAATCGCCTTCCAGAGGCCCACCCCATAGCCTCGAAGTTCTAGAACACTATCTCCCCTCTTCCAAAACCTCATCCTCCTACAATTTCCCATCCAAGAACACCaattttcaatatgaaaaacaaccaaataagtCCCAAGAAGTGTTTAATCATCCTTATTCATTGTTTTGGCACTATAGAGAATCTCTTATTGGTGTTTCAGAAGCAATATCTCAAATGTTACTACAGTTGCCTAATTATCCATTTAAAAACTAGAATGACTTTGTAGTGGTCTTGATGACCATGCAAGTTCATCAAggaaaaatacataaataagaGTGAGGATTTGATTCCTGACAAGATGCACAACTTTCCTAAGATAGTTGATTGACTAAGGATGACAATGGGAAGGCATTGTGCATGACTATCTAGCAACAAAGCTATTTTATAGTTgataattcctttttttttttttacttggtaTTTGTTTACCAATGTTATAAAATTTAGCGTCATGCCACAACTTTATCTTGGTTGTTGTAAGGACATCATTGTTCATTTTTGTTGTTAGACTTGTTATCACAGTAGGACAGTCCTGACTAGCCATTAAGTACTTTAGACattattgttctttttttattagactatcctattttaatttaagaaaaggagggggagggggggttgGTGTGGTGTGGCTGGGGTGGTGTTTTTATTAACAGACAGGCAGAAATGCCACCACCCAGATGGGCATTGTCTTCTCAGGTAAATGTGCTCAGCAGCTACACTTGCCGAAAAGCACTTCCCAAATCAAACATGCTTCAGAAAATCCAGTTACCAGACACCATTATCAGATATTTTACTGCACTTCTTTCACACTAGAAAAGCACTTCACTAAAAGCTATGGCATGGCAAATTGAGCCCTCCAATAATCCTAACTCCCATGCTAAAGTAAGTCTACCATCTATTTACCAAGGTGACATATGACAACCTAAATTTAGTATTTTGGATTCAACTCAATAAAAAGTCGTCTGAATAAGATAATGCATGAGCAATAAGACCGCCGTCTGTTAATTACATGCATCCCCACCCAAGCCAACTCCCACACAAACGTGTGAACACTTAAGATGTTTGTCATTCATAGGAAGAATAAAATAGATTAGCAGTGCTTTTTTTTCACCTATGGTTTAACTTCTGTGGAAACAGATCAGGATGTGAGCAAATGCAAAAATAGATCCTGGTCTGTGAAGTTTTCTTGCTTCATGAAAGCAGGAGATGACCTCTCTACCTGGTTATAATAGTTTTTATGCACAATCTTCAAATTGAATTAAGTGCTGCTTACCTTCCACAACTGCATGCTCCGATCACGTCCAACAGTTAACACCCGTTCTTTTCGTAGGCAATCAATTGATAATACTTCACTCTGATGTCCAAATAATGAGGTTATGTAAGCTCTGTCTTCTGCACTCCATATTTTGATGGTTCGATCAAATGAACCAGAAAAAAGCTCAGAAGTTCCTTGTCTAAAAGTTAAACAAGACACAGGTCCCCTGTGACCTGGAAAGGCCTGAACATCACAATCATGCAAGAAAAGCAAATAAGAATATAGACATAGTAAAAATTCAAGTTACAGAGTACAGACATGATAAAGGCCTCAAGTAGAGTATATAAAGGTTCCAATGTCCTGTCAATTGTTCAAAAATGTTCACTATTTCAGTATTTGTTCTAGAAAATTGTTTATGTAAAAAGCAACTCAAGGAAGAGAACAATTGCCAATCTAAGCATTAATTCAAATGGTCATAGAACTGTGCATATTGACCCCTATACAAGCTTATTGACCGGAGAATATAACCAAGCAACCTGATAAATACACACTTTCTTTTAGATGTCCAATAATTAAAGAGTGGAATTGTTAAGTGGCACATTTCCCTGATGGTGCAAAACAAGCAAAAACATCCATCAGTAAAATGTCCTACCTGAGAGGTCACTTGCTTTCCTTTATCTTTAACAATTGTACTTGTGttaaaactaatattaatataaggaaaatttcaaatttttacttCAAAGATgacctttttaaatattgtccAACACAAGTCAATAAATTGGATTACCCGAAGATGCTCCCTTGTACGGGTATCCCATAAATGAACATGACGATCAAAACCTCCACTTGCCAAATATCGACCATCAGAGCTAACAGCCAATCCCAAAACATGTTTACTATGCTTCATAGCACGACCTTGTGGATCCTTGGCCCCATGGGACTTCAATACTTCCTCAGTAGGCCACATGTATTTTTCACCTTTCCCACTGTCAACATCCCATTGAACAATTGTCCCATCCTTGGAAGCTGAAAAACCCTTCAAGTCATCCTCGGACAGTGCTACGGCAGTAACAGACTGCCGGTGCTTCACTAAAACCCGAAATTCATCGACAGTCTCTGGCTTTTGAACCCTAAAAGCGTGCAGCAAGCAACATAAATCATCCAATTAGAAGGGGCAAAAAAAAGGAACTTCCATTCATTATCACAAAAATTTGTAGGGGTGCTTAAATAGGGCCCCTATAGAAGAACAAATATTGCTTCGAAAACATGCTATTCCATAATCTATATTCATATTTCGGATCTTTTCTTATAGCAGCACTAATGCATTGACAAATTATAACATAAAGTGGCAGTTCGTTTCTTGCTTTTAAGAGCCTAAATCACCAAaactttttcttccaaaaagtaataaatatactTCAGAATTGCCAACCAAATCATACCTAATAACTTTTAATCCCTACAATCCCCCCTGAAGCACAAAACTGAAACTTCTTTACACAGAGAGACTTGCTACCATCAATTTATactcaaaaatcaaatcatGTGCTAAACCAATCAAAACCTAGTTTACAATAATCCAATCCAAATGACAAGTAAAAAACCTTTGATCCTCAACGAAAAATAGAAAGCCGAGTTTTCATCAAATGTCGACCAAAATGGGCAAAAATCAAATGCATATACCTAGAAGCAATCAATCTCCGAACTCGCCCGCTCTCCTCTAGCTGCTCTTGCTGCAGAATCTGCGCAACCAGCGAGTCTCTCTGGCCTTCTCTCTCCTCAGCACGCTCGCTCTCTTCCTCATCCTCCCTCTCTCTGCTTACAATCCCCCGAATCTTTTCCACATACGCCTTCGCCACTCGCAACCTCTTCTCATCAGCTGTCTCCGCCGCGAACTCATCCTCCTCCTGCCGTTCCTCTCGGCCGTCGGCGTCTGAACCAGTTCCTTCTTCATCGTCTTCTTCTTCGCTCTCAATGATATCATCCTCGGCGTCTTCATCTTTGGCTTTTCGCCTCCGCTTCGACTCGTGCCTGAAGAAGGAGTCCTCATCGATTGAAAATCTCTTCCCTTTTCTGGTTCCCTTGGAAACTGAAACTTTCTTCTTCGAAGTTTTGACCTTCATGATCAGTGGTTAGAAATTTGAACAGTTGCTGTATCAGCAGAGAGAAGTTTTGGTGGGGTAAATGTATTAGGGTTTTAGAATAGGGTTTTAGAGAGCTGGCAAAACAGGGGGAAAACCGAGTGTGAAGAGAGACTGTGCGGCGTTAGACACTCGGGTCATGGACCCAACAAGTTGGGCCGGATCTGGACCTGTCTGACCATATGCAAAATCAAAAATTTTGTtacccaaaaacaaaacaagagaagaaaagagagtgaagtttttctttttcattttttcattttttttaaattttatatatttgttcctaaaaatggagaaaaaaacaaaagaaaaacggctattttcttgcatttgaaaatgattttcttataaaaattaaggttcgataaaattttaaaaattactttgtaTTATAAATCCAAATAGAAAAGAATATAATTATGGTAGTAAATAAGAGTCAAAGGAGTTCTTTCGCATTAAAACCCAATTAATCCAAGTGTTGTTTTTATAGGCTCAAGGTAAATTGTgtaagggttatttgattaaaaggattaTAGAAAAGtcagattttgaaatttaaccccCCATTCTATTTTGGtctcatttggacaaaaatgcccttattattttcttgtaaaaataacattttttttaaaaccctacatataaatacttgaaatgataaaaggacatttatgttaaaaaaaaaaaaaaaaattgttatttttcaagtaaaaacataagaatgattagggcctgtttggttactgtttttgaaaactgttctgaaaaacagtttttgagaatagtttttaagaacagtttttgatgtttttaaaaaaaaaattgtgtttgggaactgaattttgaaaaacagtttttgttctcaaaaacaaaaaaaacatgtttggttgagttaataaaaaaagaattagaacaaataaaacaaaaaacacatttgaaagatgtttttttttcttttctaattaataaaatattttcttcaagtaatttatattataaatttataaataatttttagatatatagttcatttaaattaaaaaattatttattttattaattttaaaataaaaaaatatatatatttaaaataaatcaaacataataaaatcatttttattaattggtttttatttaatctttaattttattaaaaattatagcataTTGGAGATAAAATTGTTCTCGtggtttgttaattttttttttatctctactaaaactaaaattcaaaatgccaccctcttctctcactcgggcatcaagaagcccttttctgaagttgccctctcCCTAAAAAAGCCCTCTCACTCTgccatcaagaagcccttttctgaagttgccctccagccgagaaaatccctaaaaaaaccCTCTCACTCTgccatcaagaagcccttttctgaagttgccctccagccggaaaaatccctaaaaaaagCCCTTCTCtcactctgccactctcaatcctcgcaggtactaatctaatcgtgttattattattttttttcaacctccgtttgattcccaagaaaatccatgccccattcaatttccgggaaaattcatcctcgtttgatttccgagaaaatccatgcaaaacccccaaagaaaaccaaaaaaattgattttcttttgctccctgtgttttctggatccgttttaggggtctctttgctattgtgccattggatttaaatttcacgaacttGAATCAAAACCGAGAAAcgggaaaaatcaagaagaggcCACGCGACTGTGCTGGAGAGGAGAAGAGACGAGaacgggaagaaaaaaaaaacacggagaacagatgagttttttgttgtttaattttgttatgtaAACAGTAGAAAAAcagggaaaacaacattttgttgttctctaaacagtgccattttgagaacacggggaacaacaaaaacaaaaacgactctctcaaccaaacgagtttttggtgttttttgttttcaagaacagaaaacagttcttgaaaacactaaacaaacaggCCCTTAGATTCATAAATAGACAGTATCATTTTATCCCTTttatccaattaattcattGTGTAATTAACTCACCTAGAGTTAATATCATCAATAAATTGTAATCGCTATGGGTAATTGTGTGGTCATTCACAAATTCTCATAAAGCtgataacattttcttttggatgccatttattaaaattttagtaaaaaaactttaatgaaggataaaaaatataatattctttttattttccttaattgtTGAGATTATCTCATTAATAACCTTGCCAATGAAGTGGAACAAAACCTAGACGAAAGGGCAAAAAAAAGCACCATTCATTACTATTCTTATTAATATGCTCCTCTTATATAGGCATGATCATGCTTTCTTCAATACTTCGTCTTGAAAACTTTTCAATTGTCACTTTCTATGTTGTCTTGGACTTCTTCAATATAACCAATGGTAATGCTCGTGTAAAAAAAATTGCTAGATTATTTCATGATTGTGTCAATATCAATTCACCACTCTTATAGAGTTTGTCAATGCAAAAGAACATAAGTAAGATATGTATAGTTTTATCACCCTTAACAAATCCTCCTTTAACATGTGAATTCATATTATATTATCTTCATATAACACAATTAGATTGCCTTTTATGGAGGATAGTTTGCATGACTTCCTTAATATGTTAAACCATAGATCTTAACTATACACATCTACAACTTGCTTCATCAATTATGAATActtttgaatgatttgaaaaaaGTAGTTACCATCCTTTATTTTACTAATCTCCATAAAATTGTAGTACTACTACAAGTGAATACATATCCTACCTGAGAGCAAGATTTATAAGGAtcgtctttaaataattagCCACTCTTGCGAGCTTTCTAAGAGTTTCAACAAAATTCAAACCATCCACGTATATTACAATAACTATAAAtcttatttctaatttattaataaaacacATCAAGACATTGGATTAttcacatatttttcttttaacaaatattcACTAAAACATTTGTTTCATTTACATTGAGATTGCCTTATTCCAAATAGGGGTCATTGTAAGCTTTCATTAGGCTAGACGTCTACTTTGTATCTTCCCAAAAGTCAATCCAAATAGCAACTATaagtacaattttttaaaagaaaatgtttttagctTCCAAAAAGTCAATTAACATCTTTGAAGacgtaaaagtaaaaaaattaacaaaaaaaaacatctaacaAGAAAAGATGGTGCAAACCAACACAATGAGGCCAAACTCTTAGCCCACCTTATGCCCTTATAAGAAGCACTTATTATTAAACTAGTTTTAGTCTTTGCTAATTTTAAGCCCTTTTTGTAAGGTTAATTTATCATCATTGCTTGAATTAACAATATTTGTCTTCTTTATTATAAACTTCTTTTGCAATAAGCTTGCTAACATTCTAGTTGTGTCATCCATTTTGTTAATACTTTTTAGGAAAACATATAACTTCCCATGGGAGTAAATTAACTCTTTATGACTTCTCATAGGAATAGATCAACCCTTTATACAACAAACTATCCATGCCTTCATGAAATACAGGGTTGATCATGGTAGATAAGAAGTTCATTTTCTCCATAATTGGTTAGAAGTTTAAAACACTACGCCTATTTCTTGGTTTCTATAAACTAAGTTAGAGGACACCCAATGACCTTTTCAACAACATCAAACAAGGTTAAGGTAGCTTGGTGAGTTTCATTAATAATTATAAGGGAAAATCATGCAACCATACAtcagtaataaaaaaatatgctttatatatatatatatattatatacctATATTAATGTCATTAAACAATAAAGTGAATAAAGAAAGAggaattttgtcaaaaaatgaactaaaatttattatgtgTATTCCTCATTGTTTAcgacatgtgtgtgtgtgtgtgtattaaaaaaaaaagtaaagtaaaggcaataaaaacaaaatatttgatgtCATTCAAGGAAACTACaattaaagaatattatattatacaactaaaaataaatcaaacaaatttaGGAAACAAATAAACCCAtaaatcatgaagaaaaaaccTATCAATTACTATGTACAAAGTGTAAAACTTGGTAAATTTTAAACCTTTAATCTATCAACACTCCCCCTAAACCTAGAGAGTAAATCTGTTTATTCCCAACTTACTAGTGATATCTTGAAAGAAATTGTTGACTAAACCCTAAGTTAGAGTATTTGCCAGTTGCATATTTGTTGAGATGTATGGAGTACAACTTGTTAAAATAAAGCCCTTAaaatcatgacatgatgcaatagatttgaaattcattatttatttaatgatattttattttcacatttatttatccttatttcatGCATTTTGCTTTATGAGCATTCTCGTCTAGCATTTCTtgtattgtatatgacttaggtgcattaggaattgcatggaaaatccaagtcatgggATCCTAGcaagtagatgacttgttcacaactagttcatgAACTTAGATAATTCATTAGAAGTTGTAGtatactacctcctaattagtaTGATGATTAGTCTTAGGCATCAAGATGGGTTTTTCATGGTAAGTGTACTAGtatgtatgattacacatttgatagcacctacggtgagtcatgacataaggctatcaagtTGTCATGATTTCACTAAGTTGCTTCAtcgtgttgtctctcaaccttaagagaatattgagtttatacCCAAGTTAATAGTGGTTTTGACCTACAGATGAGATCGTAAGCTAgttatatattccttatggattgtgtcactattgatgaaaatCGGTAATGataagtattcttaataaaggcaccatgatatctcataagatTGAGACAGAGTGTCAtcttaggtgatcctaaaaaggtgtgttcatgtaaactatggtcatgtagttctttaagtggaacttgatatAAGTTTTTTGTGAGTTAAgatatgtcagttgatcacataataagaggatctataactcaaggataataGAAGTAGTCTTAAAAGGCCAATAACTTTCTCATTGTTAAACTAGGATATCGGTTCATGGAGAGACtgaatgcaatggatagtagtaggtcatggacttgAGCACTTTGTGTCTTATTATCATTTACATAGAGTACTAGAGTATAGTTGATTTTTCATAGTGGGATggtgaatcaacttcaaaattggattctgagggagccaatattgTCGTATAGATTCTAGTGTTCCTTACTCGAGCTTATATACTTTGTTGGTAagatttatgagggttggatcaACTCTTAGTTCACTTATGTACGTAAGGGTTTTTGGTAATAACATAATATTGCACATAGGTTAATGAACGATACCtctagattgagctaattgattagtAGATGACCCTttagggttaattaatcaattatgacccaaTTTTGGCTAAATTAAATGACCCAAGCCtttgtgggctcaagtcacttaaacttagttaggaaccctataaataccctctaAGAACactttgtctcaatcccatgagatatcatggtgcctctattaagaatacttattGTTTCTAGCTTCCATCAACGTtaactcaatccatagagaatatatgatcaacttacaatctcacctataggtcaaagtcactttaactttatgaaaagcttagtattttctcaaggttgaaagacaacacaatgaagcaacttagTAAAGTCATGATAACTTGATAACCTTAAATTATGACTCATCATAaatcctatccaatgtgtaaccatatacatTAGTAtattcaccatgggaaactcatcctgatGGATAAGATTAGTCATCCcaccaattaggaggtggtacgCTACAATCTCTAATGGATTGTCTAAGCCCACAAACTGGTTATGAACAAGTTATCGATTTGCAAGAAACCCGCAACTTAGATCTtccatgcaactcttaatgtaaCCAAGTCACATACAATACAAGAAAATGCAAGTCAAAATGCTTAcaaagtataatgcatggaatgaggatagataaaagtttactagaaatttattaataaaaaccaagtttattacatcatgtcatgtttttaagagctttatcctaataattttgaattatttaaaatgttattttgttattttacatggatcaaatacatttttacatgaaaaataaattaaaacatttttttctatatgatagaaaaagatgaagatattaTATTTCTATAAGTTTggataaatgaaacaaaagtgcttgattttagttttttttaacccCGATCAACAATAGTATTATTGTTGACCTTTACATTctttggtggggaatgtaattacTTTGAACCCCAGCATCTAGGAGCTTGGTTAGAGGTTCTTAGTACTAGTAGGGTTTGGTTCCATCCaatttaaaatgaacaaatttgagGCTAGTCAcctatttgtaaagtcccacctaatcaaacatcatttgttatttgatagccaaagcaaaaatattatgaattcatttgatttgatttgatatgaaattggtattaacataaatatgaaaaagtttAGTTAAAAAGTTTTGGATGATTTAACATGTTTgaattttagagtttttatgaaaatgattgtaAATTGTATCTTATATTTGCAATCATAATTGAAAATCTTTTATCCATGAAACTGTATCGATATTCTTTATTAGGTTTTGAGCTCATTCATtttcattgataattttttaagtacTCTCAGTTTGAGCAATGAGTGATGGTTAGGTTGGGAATTTgtcatttttaagatttttttatttaaaattttattttggacattgtttaaatgttagaaattaactactatttgaattgtttaaatTTGAAGTTGTTTGGACAATAGCATAATGGTTTAcatgttggattttttttttataaaaaaaaaaaagtttgaggaTTATAGTATGTTTTATTACTCTAAATAGGAATTTGATAATTTGTAACTTTCTAGTTACAAGATGATTGTTTGAGTCATTTGTACTTTGAATATGGAAACTTAAGGTATGAAATGACCATAATGCCCTTAGAGTGGGTCTTAGAGTGTGACAAAGTAGTATCAAAGCATTGTGATATCCCATATTGGGTACGAAAAAAGTTCTCAATATACATGTAGGAACTTTTCTTAACcaaataaacatgttttaaagctGTAAGGCCTTTTGGGCTTAGAATAGACAATATCTATAGGGTTGGGAGCTAGtcattataaatggtatcaaagcgaTCTTTGACTTTAATGTGAAAATTTGTTAGCCTCAtaagggtgtttgtctgtttagCTCCATAATCTTATGTCTACATAGGAGAGGGGTTGTGATATCTTATATCAAATAGGGAAAGaagattattttatatatgtatgagttCATCTTAACCAtgtaaacattttttaaagtcataagGGTCTTCTAGGcctaaatcaaataatatctacatgattgagAGTAAGTCATTACATTATATATAATGAGCATTCAAACATATATCATtcgcattatacatgacttagatGCATGAGAAGTTACACGGAAAATCCAAGTCATAGGCTTCTTGCAAGTTAATGAGTAGTTCACAATCGTTCATTGATTGAGAC is from Vitis riparia cultivar Riparia Gloire de Montpellier isolate 1030 chromosome 10, EGFV_Vit.rip_1.0, whole genome shotgun sequence and encodes:
- the LOC117923707 gene encoding U3 snoRNP-associated protein-like EMB2271; the protein is MKVKTSKKKVSVSKGTRKGKRFSIDEDSFFRHESKRRRKAKDEDAEDDIIESEEEDDEEGTGSDADGREERQEEDEFAAETADEKRLRVAKAYVEKIRGIVSREREDEEESERAEEREGQRDSLVAQILQQEQLEESGRVRRLIASRVQKPETVDEFRVLVKHRQSVTAVALSEDDLKGFSASKDGTIVQWDVDSGKGEKYMWPTEEVLKSHGAKDPQGRAMKHSKHVLGLAVSSDGRYLASGGFDRHVHLWDTRTREHLRAFPGHRGPVSCLTFRQGTSELFSGSFDRTIKIWSAEDRAYITSLFGHQSEVLSIDCLRKERVLTVGRDRSMQLWKVPEESRLVFRAPASSLECCCFINNDEFLSGSDDGSIELWGMLRKKPVYIVKNAHALSATLRQPEQSDVGKIPNGYIENGNHNHEDYNCSTAYSWVSSVTVCRSSDLAASGAANGSVRLWAIGSETKDIRPLFNLPLVGFVNSLAFSKSGQFLVAGVGQEPRLGRWGRLPAARNGVAVQSLKLS